A genomic stretch from Bordetella sp. N includes:
- a CDS encoding ligase-associated DNA damage response DEXH box helicase, with product MTRARRSVKPPAEAAPIARNVAWMARQGWQPFDFQREIWDAMARGESGLLHATTGAGKTYAVWLGALAAFATSGAKRAPPLTVLWLTPMRALAGDTAQALLRPLEDFDCAWTVGVRTGDTSSAERARQDRTLPTALVTTPESLSLLLARANAREILSRVRAVIVDEWHELLGNKRGVQAQLALARLRRWNPGLCTWGLSATLGNPRLAMDVLLGAPEAATPDLASGHLVRGALPKQLIIDTVLPPDPLRFPWAGHLGMSMLPAVCAEIETSATTLVFVNTRAQAELWYQALLAARPDWAGLLALHHGSLDSKTREWVEAGLKAGQLKAVVCTSSLDLGVDFLPVERVLQIGSPKGVARLLQRAGRSGHAPGRPSRVTLVPTHSLELVEACAARAAAEAGHIESRDPPERPLDVLVQHLVTIALGGGFIPADLYEEVRRTHAYRNLSPDEWQWALDFVASGGRSLGAYPDYRRVAPDAEGVWRVPDARLARRHRMSIGTIVADATMQVRYWSGRGGGARLGTVEEGFIARLRPGDCFLFAGRLLELVRVHEMTAFVRRAQGSRPAVPRWNGGRMPLSSELADAVVDQFALAAQGRFDSPELARAEPMLALQARWSALPRPGLLLAETLRSREGSHLFLYPFGGRHVHLGVASLIAWRVAQRAPATFTLAVNDYGLELLCPEQQDWPALFADPGLGLLEDGALLDDVLASLNAAELAQRRFREIARVSGLVFQGFPGAHKSARQLQASSSLFYQVFREYDPANMLLSQAEREVLAQELELGRLRRVLERMRTSTLQWQPLTRATPLSFPLMVERLREKLSTEKLAERVARMLADLEKAADAPPKAATKRRGNGGRA from the coding sequence ATGACGCGGGCTCGTCGCAGCGTGAAGCCGCCGGCCGAGGCGGCACCGATCGCCCGCAACGTGGCGTGGATGGCGAGGCAAGGTTGGCAGCCTTTCGATTTCCAGCGCGAGATCTGGGACGCCATGGCGCGCGGGGAAAGCGGGCTGCTGCATGCCACCACCGGGGCGGGCAAGACCTATGCCGTGTGGCTGGGCGCTTTGGCGGCTTTCGCGACCAGCGGGGCGAAGCGGGCGCCGCCGTTGACGGTGCTGTGGCTGACCCCCATGCGCGCATTGGCCGGTGATACCGCGCAGGCGCTGCTGCGGCCGCTGGAGGATTTCGATTGCGCCTGGACGGTGGGCGTACGGACCGGGGATACGTCCAGCGCCGAACGCGCCAGGCAAGACCGGACTTTGCCGACTGCGCTGGTGACGACACCCGAGAGCCTTTCCTTGCTGCTGGCCCGCGCGAACGCCCGCGAGATCTTGAGCCGGGTGCGCGCCGTCATCGTGGACGAGTGGCATGAGTTGCTGGGCAACAAGCGCGGCGTGCAGGCCCAACTGGCGCTGGCGCGCTTGCGGCGCTGGAATCCCGGCCTATGTACCTGGGGCCTGTCCGCCACGCTGGGCAATCCGCGCCTGGCGATGGACGTGCTGCTTGGCGCGCCCGAAGCCGCGACGCCTGATCTTGCCAGTGGCCATCTGGTCCGTGGCGCCTTGCCCAAGCAACTGATCATCGACACCGTGCTGCCCCCCGACCCGTTGCGTTTCCCATGGGCGGGTCACCTGGGGATGTCCATGTTGCCGGCAGTCTGTGCCGAGATCGAGACCAGCGCCACGACCCTGGTCTTCGTCAATACTCGCGCGCAGGCGGAGCTCTGGTATCAGGCCCTGCTGGCGGCAAGGCCGGACTGGGCCGGCCTGCTGGCCCTGCATCATGGTTCCCTGGACAGCAAGACCCGGGAGTGGGTGGAAGCTGGCCTGAAAGCGGGGCAACTGAAGGCCGTGGTCTGCACGTCCAGCCTGGACCTGGGCGTGGACTTCCTGCCCGTCGAACGGGTCTTGCAGATCGGCTCGCCGAAAGGCGTGGCGCGCTTGCTGCAACGCGCCGGCCGCTCCGGCCATGCGCCGGGCCGGCCTTCGCGCGTCACCCTGGTGCCGACGCATAGCCTGGAACTCGTCGAGGCCTGCGCCGCGCGCGCCGCGGCCGAAGCGGGGCACATCGAGTCACGTGATCCGCCGGAACGCCCGCTGGACGTGCTGGTGCAGCACCTGGTGACGATCGCGCTAGGCGGCGGCTTCATACCCGCCGATCTATACGAGGAAGTGCGGCGCACGCACGCCTACCGAAACCTGTCGCCCGATGAATGGCAATGGGCCCTGGACTTCGTCGCCAGCGGCGGCCGTTCCCTGGGCGCCTATCCCGATTACCGCCGCGTCGCGCCCGATGCGGAAGGCGTCTGGCGCGTGCCGGATGCGCGCCTGGCGCGCCGGCATCGCATGAGCATAGGGACCATCGTGGCGGACGCCACCATGCAGGTGCGTTACTGGTCCGGCCGCGGGGGCGGCGCGCGGCTGGGCACGGTGGAGGAGGGCTTTATCGCGCGCCTGCGGCCGGGCGATTGTTTTCTCTTCGCCGGCCGCTTGCTGGAGCTGGTGCGCGTGCACGAGATGACGGCCTTCGTCCGCCGCGCGCAAGGCAGCCGGCCCGCAGTGCCGCGCTGGAACGGCGGGCGTATGCCGCTGTCCAGCGAACTGGCAGATGCGGTGGTGGACCAGTTCGCGCTGGCCGCGCAGGGACGTTTCGACAGCCCCGAACTGGCGCGCGCCGAACCCATGCTGGCCTTGCAGGCGCGCTGGTCGGCGCTGCCGCGGCCGGGTCTGCTGCTGGCGGAGACGCTGCGTTCGCGCGAGGGCTCGCATCTATTCCTCTACCCCTTCGGTGGACGGCATGTGCATCTGGGCGTGGCCAGCCTGATCGCGTGGCGGGTGGCGCAACGGGCGCCGGCCACGTTCACCCTGGCGGTGAATGACTATGGCCTTGAGCTTCTGTGTCCCGAGCAGCAGGACTGGCCGGCGCTGTTCGCCGACCCGGGGCTGGGCTTGCTGGAGGACGGGGCGCTGCTGGACGATGTGCTGGCCAGCCTGAACGCCGCCGAGCTGGCGCAACGGCGCTTTCGCGAGATCGCGCGCGTATCGGGCCTGGTGTTCCAGGGCTTTCCAGGCGCGCACAAGAGCGCGCGGCAATTGCAGGCCTCATCCAGTTTGTTCTATCAGGTGTTCCGGGAATACGATCCCGCCAATATGCTGTTGTCGCAGGCCGAGCGCGAAGTGCTGGCGCAGGAGCTGGAGTTGGGGCGCCTGCGCCGGGTGCTGGAACGGATGCGCACCAGCACCTTGCAATGGCAGCCGCTGACGCGGGCCACGCCGCTGTCCTTTCCGCTGATGGTGGAGCGCTTGCGGGAAAAACTGTCGACCGAAAAATTGGCTGAGCGCGTGGCCCGCATGCTGGCGGACCTGGAAAAGGCGGCCGACGCGCCGCCCAAGGCCGCAACGAAAAGGAGAGGGAATGGCGGCCGTGCCTGA
- a CDS encoding ATP-dependent DNA ligase, whose translation MKAFADLYARLDATTSSNAKLAAMCDYFRAAPPADAAWAAYFLAGGKPRQLVPTRLLRQYIMTAAGITEWLYEECYQAVGDMAETLSLLLPEPGEPDDAGLALWVEERLLPLRGLPPEQVPARLADLFEHLDAHGRFVCAKLITGSMRVGVSKVLLTRALATVAGIEAPHMAQRLIGYTDIGARPEAQAYLDLLAPLSFDAETRADGQPYPFFLAHPLALPLDRLSAQLGPPSDWLVEWKWDGIRAQVVRRAGQTWVWSRGEELVSERFPELLRLGELLPDGTVLDGEIVVWREDRVQPFAHLQRRLGRKNVGARLLADAPVVLLAYDLLELEGVDLRKQPQAARRAALERVAEKVTSSYLKLSPLLHGDDWAALETQRAESRALGVEGMMLKAASSAYGVGRTRDQGIWWKWKIDPFSIDAVLIYAQRGHGRRASLYTDYTFAVWDGPPQSTERRLVPFAKAYSGLTDAEIRAVDAIVRKTTVEKFGPVRSVEPTQVFELGFEGISRSTRHKSGVAVRFPRMLRWRQDKGVADADTLQTLAELLPT comes from the coding sequence ATGAAGGCCTTCGCCGATCTCTACGCGCGTCTGGACGCCACCACGTCCAGCAATGCGAAGCTGGCCGCCATGTGCGACTACTTCCGTGCCGCACCCCCGGCGGATGCGGCCTGGGCGGCTTATTTCCTGGCCGGCGGCAAGCCGCGCCAACTGGTGCCAACGCGGCTGCTGCGCCAATACATCATGACGGCGGCCGGCATTACGGAATGGCTTTACGAAGAGTGCTACCAGGCCGTCGGCGACATGGCGGAGACCTTGTCGCTGTTGCTGCCGGAGCCGGGCGAACCGGATGACGCCGGTCTGGCGCTATGGGTCGAAGAACGCCTGCTGCCCCTGCGCGGCCTGCCACCGGAGCAGGTGCCCGCACGCCTTGCCGATCTGTTCGAGCACCTGGATGCCCATGGCCGCTTCGTCTGCGCCAAGCTGATCACGGGCAGCATGCGGGTGGGCGTTTCCAAGGTGCTGCTGACGCGCGCGCTGGCCACCGTGGCGGGCATCGAAGCGCCGCACATGGCGCAGCGTCTGATTGGCTATACGGATATCGGCGCGCGGCCGGAGGCGCAGGCCTACCTGGACCTGCTGGCGCCCTTGTCCTTCGACGCCGAGACGCGCGCGGACGGGCAGCCTTATCCCTTCTTTCTCGCCCATCCCCTGGCGCTGCCTCTGGACCGCCTGTCCGCGCAGCTGGGACCGCCCAGCGATTGGCTGGTGGAGTGGAAATGGGACGGGATTCGGGCGCAGGTGGTCCGGCGCGCCGGCCAGACCTGGGTATGGTCGCGCGGTGAGGAACTGGTCAGCGAACGGTTTCCCGAACTGCTGCGCCTGGGGGAGTTGCTGCCCGACGGCACGGTGCTGGACGGCGAAATCGTGGTCTGGCGGGAAGACCGGGTCCAGCCTTTCGCGCACTTGCAGCGGCGGTTGGGGCGCAAGAACGTCGGGGCGCGGCTGCTGGCGGATGCGCCGGTGGTGCTGTTGGCGTACGACCTGTTGGAGCTGGAAGGCGTGGACCTGCGCAAGCAGCCGCAAGCGGCGCGGCGCGCGGCATTGGAGCGGGTGGCGGAGAAGGTGACGTCCTCCTATCTAAAACTGTCGCCCCTGTTGCATGGCGACGACTGGGCCGCGCTGGAGACGCAGCGGGCAGAGTCGCGCGCCCTTGGTGTGGAAGGCATGATGTTGAAGGCGGCCAGCTCGGCCTATGGGGTCGGCCGCACGCGCGATCAAGGCATCTGGTGGAAATGGAAGATCGATCCCTTTTCCATCGATGCGGTCCTGATCTACGCGCAGCGTGGCCACGGCCGCCGGGCCAGTCTCTATACCGACTACACCTTCGCGGTGTGGGACGGCCCGCCGCAGTCCACCGAGCGCCGCCTGGTGCCTTTCGCCAAGGCCTATTCCGGCTTGACGGACGCGGAAATCCGCGCGGTCGACGCCATCGTGCGCAAGACCACGGTGGAGAAATTCGGCCCCGTGCGCAGCGTGGAGCCGACCCAGGTCTTCGAACTGGGCTTCGAGGGCATCTCCCGCAGCACGCGCCACAAGAGCGGCGTCGCCGTGCGCTTTCCGCGCATGCTGCGCTGGCGCCAGGACAAGGGCGTGGCCGACGCGGATACCTTGCAGACGCTGGCGGAGTTGCTGCCAACATGA
- the glgA gene encoding glycogen synthase GlgA produces the protein MKILAVTSEAFPLAKTGGLGDAVSGMARALHAAPGASIGILMPAYRGVLEQLPNAREVARFTDLPGGPARLLMAPCAALGGVPVLLLQNDALYDRDHLYVDASGREFADNPLRFGALAHAAVQIAAGRTRLPRPDIVHAHDWHAGLVPLLLREAGLHDVKSVLTIHNMAFQGVYDMDWAESLGVPEKYLTWDGAEFWGKLSFMKAGLRYADRITTVSYTYAREILTERFGCGLQGLLAARQHELLPVPNGIDAREWDPATDPHLGIYRYSAGEMANKSRNKCELQRRFGLNIDSNAPLLVMGSRLTHQKMADVALHAVQRALDDHPELQVAVLGQGEHALEQEFQRLPHRYPGRCGVRIGFDEDAAHKLHAGADMLLHGSRFEPFGLTPLYAMRYGTIPIGSCVGGMADTISDMGASAGRDAMRSATGVLFDGETVDAMAAAITRTLGLYRRPEIWRAMQHRAMSTDFSWERAAPLYLTLYRSIQPPRVVAESITPSDVTAHGRPSLLDQVSAAARPLLTGTSAGTLAAGAGD, from the coding sequence ATGAAAATTTTGGCTGTTACGTCGGAAGCATTCCCCCTTGCGAAGACCGGTGGTCTTGGGGATGCCGTCAGTGGCATGGCGCGCGCACTGCACGCCGCGCCGGGCGCTTCCATCGGAATCCTGATGCCCGCGTACCGCGGCGTACTGGAACAGCTGCCCAATGCCCGTGAAGTCGCACGCTTCACCGACCTGCCCGGCGGTCCGGCGCGCCTGTTGATGGCCCCTTGCGCGGCCTTGGGCGGCGTACCGGTGCTCCTGCTGCAGAATGACGCCTTGTACGACCGCGATCATCTCTACGTCGACGCCAGCGGCCGCGAATTCGCCGACAACCCATTGCGCTTCGGCGCGCTGGCCCATGCGGCGGTGCAGATCGCGGCCGGCCGCACCCGCCTGCCGCGCCCCGACATCGTCCACGCGCATGACTGGCACGCGGGCCTGGTGCCCCTGCTGCTGCGCGAAGCCGGCCTGCATGACGTCAAGAGCGTCCTGACCATTCACAACATGGCCTTCCAGGGCGTGTACGACATGGACTGGGCGGAATCGCTGGGGGTTCCGGAAAAATACCTGACCTGGGATGGCGCTGAATTCTGGGGCAAGCTCAGCTTCATGAAGGCGGGCTTGCGTTACGCCGACCGCATCACGACGGTCAGCTACACCTACGCGCGTGAAATTCTTACCGAACGTTTTGGCTGCGGACTGCAAGGCCTGCTCGCCGCGCGTCAGCATGAACTGCTGCCGGTGCCCAATGGCATCGACGCACGCGAGTGGGACCCGGCCACCGATCCCCATCTGGGCATCTATCGATATAGCGCCGGCGAGATGGCCAACAAGTCGCGCAACAAGTGCGAACTGCAACGCCGCTTCGGCCTGAATATCGACTCCAACGCTCCGCTGCTGGTCATGGGCAGCCGCTTGACCCATCAAAAGATGGCCGACGTGGCGCTGCACGCCGTGCAGAGGGCGCTGGACGATCATCCGGAGCTGCAAGTCGCCGTGCTGGGCCAGGGCGAGCACGCACTGGAACAGGAGTTCCAGCGGCTGCCGCACCGTTACCCCGGCCGCTGCGGCGTTCGCATCGGCTTCGATGAAGACGCCGCGCACAAGCTGCATGCCGGCGCCGACATGCTTTTGCACGGCAGCCGCTTCGAGCCTTTCGGCCTGACACCCTTGTACGCGATGCGCTACGGCACGATCCCGATCGGTTCGTGCGTGGGCGGCATGGCCGACACCATCTCCGACATGGGCGCCAGCGCCGGCCGCGACGCCATGCGTAGCGCCACCGGTGTGCTGTTCGACGGCGAAACCGTCGACGCGATGGCCGCGGCCATCACGCGCACCTTGGGCCTGTACCGCCGTCCCGAAATCTGGCGCGCCATGCAGCATCGGGCGATGAGCACGGATTTCAGCTGGGAACGGGCCGCGCCCCTCTATCTGACCCTGTACCGGTCCATCCAACCTCCTCGCGTGGTCGCCGAAAGCATCACGCCCAGCGACGTCACCGCTCACGGACGCCCCAGCCTGCTCGATCAGGTCAGCGCCGCCGCGCGTCCCTTGCTGACCGGCACCTCAGCCGGAACTTTAGCCGCGGGCGCGGGAGACTGA
- a CDS encoding maltotransferase domain-containing protein → MRIYYVHPLHLGPLSGDSLSHWQACCARAKSLGFDTLMTAPLWAPDPAGNPYVPHDPDSIHPALGEMDLAAAFTTLARLAGQHGLALMVDLPLDKVAVGGTAALAHPEWYEDAGGDAVRDPRRPWQDRHALPLRNEQGRAPAGFVDHWVERVGLWVQNGVAGFRCEGLLRLAPADWRELVQGVRAVRPDCRWLAWTPGVAAADLAPLASVGFDAVFSSFPWWDYRAEWLLEETDRLRNIAPVIAPVEAPYAKRVASWRSHPADRYRNAARAVWTAAVVGDGLFVPMGFEDAATQTLERDGSGVREDAQGDPGLHIDIGRANQWLTRTRSARGPLHSLQGPHTGVTALFRGDGAANGPASTGRNGANARVIVLNPNDDQAASPDWDAIRARLPEGYGRLDLWDADRPAEDLPPTLAPGDLLRLGASRLAPVTVPGSDDMRLSVTAAMRQSRVAIEHVTPAVDDGAFPIKRVLGTTITVEADVFSDGHDYIAVALLWRPADDKEWQRVPMVLGDNDRWSASFAPARIGRHYYAVQGWEDIWTTFRKGYDKKYRAGVDIALETAEGRTLIQAALDRLGDTEPDSAAVLHHVLQTLGAAPSEKARKGRKRSTDEDTAPAFPPPTPDQVAALLDAHTARAMYVADERRFETTSAEYPVTVDRPAAVFSSWYEIFPRSQSGDPKRHGTFNDVIAALPRVRAMGFDTLYFPPIHPIGTRNRKGRNNSLQAKDDDVGSPYAIGAPEGGHDALHPQLGTIEDFRRLVSAARAHGLELALDFAIQCSPDHPWLKAHPEWFDWRPDGSLRYAENPPKKYEDIVNVDFYGTRPGASRQAPLWRALRDAVLFWVAQGVRVFRVDNPHTKPLPFWQWMIGDVQGRHPDVLFLSEAFTKPKMMYRLAKVGFTQSYTYFTWRETKQEFIEYLTELTQGPPAEFFRPHFFVNTPDINPRFLQQSGRAGHLIRAGLAATLSGLWGVYNGFELCEATPVPGKEEYLDSEKYEIRAWDYERPGNIVREITRLNAIRRANPALHTHLGVRWHTAWDDQVLFFSKSTPERDNVLLIAISLDPHNPHDVTLEVPMWEFGLPDEGPLQVEDLTDGNRFEWRAKEQRVHLHPGQPYRIWRVTPV, encoded by the coding sequence ATGCGTATTTATTATGTCCATCCCCTGCACCTCGGCCCGCTCTCCGGCGACAGCCTCAGCCACTGGCAGGCCTGCTGCGCGCGCGCCAAGTCGCTCGGCTTCGACACCTTGATGACGGCGCCCCTCTGGGCGCCCGACCCTGCCGGTAATCCCTACGTTCCCCATGATCCCGACAGCATCCATCCCGCCCTGGGCGAGATGGACCTGGCGGCTGCCTTCACCACCTTGGCGCGTCTGGCTGGCCAGCATGGCCTGGCCTTGATGGTGGACCTGCCTCTGGACAAGGTCGCCGTCGGCGGCACCGCCGCACTGGCGCATCCTGAATGGTATGAAGATGCCGGCGGCGACGCCGTGCGCGATCCGCGCCGCCCCTGGCAAGACCGGCACGCCCTGCCCCTGCGCAATGAGCAGGGCCGCGCGCCCGCGGGCTTCGTCGACCATTGGGTCGAGCGCGTGGGCCTGTGGGTGCAGAACGGCGTCGCGGGCTTCCGCTGCGAAGGACTGCTGCGCCTGGCGCCCGCCGACTGGCGCGAGCTGGTCCAGGGCGTGCGCGCGGTGCGACCTGACTGCCGCTGGCTGGCCTGGACCCCTGGTGTGGCCGCCGCCGACCTGGCGCCCCTGGCCAGCGTCGGCTTCGACGCCGTGTTTTCCTCCTTCCCGTGGTGGGACTACCGCGCTGAGTGGCTGCTGGAAGAAACGGATCGCCTGCGCAACATCGCGCCGGTGATCGCGCCCGTGGAAGCGCCTTACGCCAAACGCGTCGCATCCTGGCGCAGCCATCCCGCCGACCGCTATCGCAATGCGGCGCGCGCGGTGTGGACCGCCGCGGTCGTCGGCGACGGCCTGTTCGTGCCCATGGGCTTCGAGGATGCCGCCACGCAGACCTTGGAGCGCGACGGCAGCGGCGTGCGCGAGGACGCCCAAGGCGACCCCGGCCTGCACATCGACATCGGCCGCGCCAATCAATGGCTGACGCGCACCAGGTCCGCGCGCGGCCCCCTGCATAGTCTGCAAGGCCCGCACACCGGCGTCACCGCCCTGTTTCGCGGGGATGGCGCGGCGAATGGTCCTGCCAGCACCGGCCGCAACGGTGCCAATGCCCGCGTGATCGTCCTCAATCCCAACGACGACCAGGCCGCTTCGCCGGACTGGGACGCCATCCGCGCGCGCCTGCCGGAAGGCTATGGCCGCCTGGACCTGTGGGACGCCGATCGGCCGGCGGAAGACCTGCCGCCCACCCTCGCGCCCGGGGACCTGCTGCGGCTGGGCGCCAGCCGCCTGGCCCCGGTAACCGTGCCGGGCTCCGACGACATGCGCTTGTCGGTGACCGCGGCCATGCGCCAGTCGCGCGTAGCCATCGAACACGTGACGCCGGCTGTCGACGACGGCGCCTTCCCGATCAAGCGCGTGCTGGGCACCACCATCACGGTCGAGGCCGACGTGTTTTCCGACGGCCATGACTACATCGCCGTGGCCTTGCTCTGGCGCCCTGCCGACGACAAGGAATGGCAGCGCGTGCCGATGGTGCTGGGCGACAATGACCGCTGGTCTGCCAGCTTCGCGCCCGCCCGCATCGGCCGTCATTACTACGCGGTGCAGGGCTGGGAAGACATCTGGACCACCTTCCGCAAGGGCTACGACAAAAAGTACCGTGCCGGCGTCGACATCGCGCTGGAAACGGCAGAGGGCCGGACCCTGATACAGGCCGCGCTCGACCGCCTGGGCGACACCGAGCCGGACAGCGCCGCGGTGCTGCACCACGTGCTGCAGACCTTGGGCGCCGCCCCGTCTGAAAAGGCCCGCAAGGGCCGCAAGAGATCCACCGACGAGGACACCGCGCCGGCCTTCCCGCCCCCCACGCCCGATCAGGTCGCGGCCTTGCTGGACGCGCACACCGCGCGCGCCATGTACGTGGCCGACGAGCGCCGTTTCGAAACCACCTCCGCCGAATACCCCGTCACGGTCGACCGTCCGGCAGCGGTGTTTTCCAGCTGGTACGAGATCTTTCCCCGCTCGCAAAGCGGCGACCCGAAGCGTCACGGCACCTTCAACGATGTGATCGCCGCCCTGCCCCGCGTGCGCGCAATGGGCTTCGATACGCTGTATTTCCCGCCGATTCATCCGATCGGCACGCGCAATCGCAAAGGCCGCAACAACAGCCTGCAGGCCAAGGACGATGATGTAGGCAGCCCCTACGCCATCGGCGCGCCGGAAGGCGGGCACGACGCCTTGCATCCGCAGCTGGGCACCATCGAGGACTTCCGCCGCCTGGTGAGCGCGGCACGCGCACATGGCCTGGAACTGGCGCTGGATTTCGCCATTCAGTGTTCGCCTGACCATCCGTGGCTGAAAGCCCATCCGGAATGGTTCGACTGGCGTCCGGACGGCTCGCTGCGCTACGCGGAGAATCCGCCGAAGAAATACGAGGACATCGTCAACGTCGATTTCTACGGCACCCGGCCCGGCGCCTCGCGCCAGGCGCCGCTGTGGCGTGCCCTGCGCGATGCCGTGCTGTTCTGGGTGGCCCAGGGTGTGCGCGTCTTCCGCGTCGATAATCCGCACACCAAGCCCTTGCCCTTCTGGCAATGGATGATCGGCGACGTGCAGGGCCGCCATCCCGACGTCCTGTTCCTGTCGGAAGCGTTCACCAAGCCCAAGATGATGTATCGCCTGGCCAAGGTGGGCTTCACCCAGTCCTATACGTACTTCACCTGGCGCGAGACCAAGCAGGAATTCATCGAGTACCTGACCGAATTGACGCAGGGTCCGCCGGCCGAGTTCTTCCGTCCGCATTTCTTCGTCAACACGCCGGACATCAATCCGCGTTTCCTGCAGCAGTCCGGCCGCGCCGGCCACTTGATCCGGGCCGGCCTGGCGGCGACCTTGTCCGGCCTCTGGGGCGTGTACAACGGCTTCGAGCTTTGCGAAGCCACGCCCGTGCCAGGCAAGGAGGAGTACCTCGACTCCGAGAAATACGAGATCCGCGCGTGGGACTATGAACGCCCCGGCAACATCGTGCGCGAGATCACCCGCCTGAACGCGATCCGTCGGGCCAACCCCGCCCTGCACACCCACCTGGGCGTGCGCTGGCACACCGCCTGGGACGACCAGGTCCTGTTCTTTTCCAAATCCACGCCGGAGCGCGACAACGTCCTGCTGATCGCCATCAGCCTGGACCCGCACAACCCCCACGACGTCACCTTGGAAGTGCCGATGTGGGAGTTTGGCCTGCCCGACGAGGGCCCCTTGCAGGTGGAAGACCTGACCGACGGCAACCGCTTCGAATGGCGCGCCAAGGAACAGCGCGTGCATCTGCACCCTGGTCAGCCCTACCGCATCTGGCGCGTGACGCCCGTCTGA
- a CDS encoding ligase-associated DNA damage response exonuclease, with translation MDLIVARPEGLYCPPGDFYIDPWRPVDRAVITHAHSDHARSGSRHYLAARGGETVLRGRLGDINLQTLAYGEAVHHNGVRISLHPAGHVLGSAQVRVEHKGEVWVASGDYKLGDDPTCEPFEPVPCQVFITESTFGLPIYRWQTGAVLAGQINAWWAENAAAGRASVLYCYAFGKAQRVLCGLDPSIGPIVVHGAVENVNRGYRAAGVVLPPVLRVDEADAGALRRVLVLAPPSARGTGWLRRFGDHADAFASGWMQVRGARRRRGVDRGFVLSDHADWPGLQTAIGACGASRVIVTHGQVAVLVRWLNEVGITAQSFETAYGDEEDDASDVAGDADGTPDGAEAAASAGAAARVSGGGEAVVPDEAKPGATAAGAPAEPPSRTEPAGEDPQ, from the coding sequence ATGGATTTGATCGTCGCCCGTCCCGAAGGCCTGTACTGTCCCCCCGGCGACTTTTATATCGACCCCTGGCGGCCCGTGGACCGGGCGGTGATCACGCATGCGCATTCGGACCATGCCCGGTCCGGCAGCCGGCACTACCTGGCGGCGCGCGGCGGCGAAACGGTGCTGCGCGGACGATTGGGCGACATCAATCTGCAAACCCTGGCGTATGGCGAGGCGGTGCACCATAACGGGGTACGTATCAGCCTGCATCCGGCCGGACATGTGCTGGGATCGGCCCAGGTCCGGGTCGAACACAAAGGCGAGGTGTGGGTCGCGTCCGGCGACTACAAATTAGGGGACGACCCCACTTGCGAACCCTTCGAGCCGGTGCCTTGCCAGGTCTTCATCACCGAATCGACATTTGGATTGCCCATCTACCGGTGGCAGACCGGGGCCGTGCTGGCGGGGCAGATCAATGCGTGGTGGGCGGAGAACGCGGCGGCGGGACGCGCGTCGGTGCTGTATTGCTATGCCTTCGGCAAGGCGCAGCGGGTCTTGTGCGGGCTGGACCCGTCGATCGGACCCATTGTGGTGCACGGGGCGGTGGAGAACGTCAATCGCGGCTACCGGGCGGCCGGCGTGGTGCTGCCGCCGGTGCTGCGCGTGGACGAGGCCGATGCGGGCGCCTTGCGCCGGGTGCTGGTGCTCGCGCCGCCCTCGGCGCGGGGGACGGGGTGGTTGCGGCGCTTCGGGGATCATGCCGATGCCTTTGCCAGCGGCTGGATGCAGGTACGGGGCGCGCGTCGGCGGCGCGGTGTGGATCGCGGGTTCGTGCTGTCGGATCACGCGGATTGGCCGGGCTTGCAGACGGCGATCGGGGCCTGTGGCGCGAGTCGCGTGATCGTCACGCACGGGCAGGTGGCGGTGCTGGTGCGTTGGCTGAATGAAGTCGGCATTACGGCGCAGTCTTTCGAGACGGCGTATGGCGACGAAGAAGATGACGCCAGCGATGTGGCCGGCGACGCGGATGGCACGCCGGACGGGGCGGAGGCCGCCGCTTCCGCCGGTGCCGCGGCGCGCGTCTCCGGCGGTGGCGAGGCCGTGGTCCCCGACGAGGCCAAGCCCGGCGCGACTGCGGCCGGCGCGCCCGCCGAACCCCCGTCGCGCACGGAGCCGGCAGGGGAGGACCCGCAATGA